From the Actinomadura luzonensis genome, the window TGCTGACGACCCCACCCCACCCCCGCAAGCCCCAATCCCCACCCGCGCCCCCCGCCCCCGCATCCACGCCACGCCACGCCACGCCTGACAACCCTGGCAGGACCCTGCCGTCCGACACCCCTGGTAGGACCCACCGTCTGACAAACCCTGGTAGGACCTGCCCGCCCAAAAGATCAAACCCCGGTCCGACGCGCCGTCCGCCCCCGATCCGCGATCGTGAACGCCATGTTCAAGCCCGTCATCCTCGCCCTGTCCCTCCTCACCACCACCCCCGCACCGCCGCCCCCAGCACCGCCCCTCCCATGGGCGCCCTGCCCGGCCGACAAGATCGGCATGGAGTGCGCCGACCTCCAGGTCCCGATCGACTGGCAGAAACCCGACGGCCGCAAGCTCACCCTGAAGCTGGGCCGCCTCAAAGCCACGGGCGCAGACGGCGCGAAGGGCTCGGTCCTGATCGCGTACGGCGGCCCCGGCGCCCCCGGCATCGCCCTCACGCAAACCGTCCCGGCCTGGTGGGCCGGCCTCCGCACTCGCATGGACATCATCACCTGGGACACCCGCGGCTACGGCGAGCAGTTCCAGGGCCTGAGCACGGGCCTGCCCTGCACCTGGACCCGCATCCCCATCCCCGCCCTCCCCCGCGACGACGCCGACCTCGGCCGCCTGTCCGACACCAACCGCGGCTACGCCGAGCCCTGCCGCGGCAAGGACCCCGAGCTGTTCGCCCACATGAGCTCCGCCGACCAGGCGAAGGACATGGAGGCCATCAGAAAGGCCCTCGGCGCCGACAAGCTCAACTACTACGGCGCGTCCTACGCCGGCTTCTACGGCCAGGCCTACGCCCGCCTGTTCCCCGACCGCGTCCGCACGATGGTCCTCGACGGCACCTGGAACCACAGCCCCGCCGACTGGCAGGCTGAGCTGGAGGAGAC encodes:
- a CDS encoding alpha/beta fold hydrolase — protein: MFKPVILALSLLTTTPAPPPPAPPLPWAPCPADKIGMECADLQVPIDWQKPDGRKLTLKLGRLKATGADGAKGSVLIAYGGPGAPGIALTQTVPAWWAGLRTRMDIITWDTRGYGEQFQGLSTGLPCTWTRIPIPALPRDDADLGRLSDTNRGYAEPCRGKDPELFAHMSSADQAKDMEAIRKALGADKLNYYGASYAGFYGQAYARLFPDRVRTMVLDGTWNHSPADWQAELEETAKANERAMNRFFTWCAANDCKDVPALWRTLLARAGRTPIPTTTANVAYQARDLQSLALAQARQGQQAWPGLATAIREAAKGDASGFVPPRGARYPDQTTGVTECTDWPRFTSLKQAQTVTARLQRIAPDTGAANTVAEATLGCIGWPASVTNPPAPLPKGLPPLLGAGAWDESDAVTRALSQVPGSTTIRHEGPGHTLYGTNECARDHINRYFTDLTVPPAGTTC